From the genome of Solanum lycopersicum chromosome 12, SLM_r2.1:
GATGTTCTTGCTGGAGATTGGTATTGCAGTGCCATGAATTGTGGTTCTCACAACTATGCAAGCAGAACAAGTTGTTATCGATGCGGTTCATCAAAAAGTGATTATTATGGTATGGGGGTAGGAATGATGGCACCAGCAGGTTATGGATATGATGCAAGTGCTATTCCTGGTTGGAAAAGTGGTGATTGGATTTGCAGCAGGTTAGTTGTCTTTAACTTCGACTTTATGAATCCTCATTATTCATGTCCTTCCGTTTAAGTCCAAATCTTTACGTGACTTGTTCCTTCTTGATCGACAGATTAGGATGTGGTATGCACAACTATGCCAGTAGAGCTGAATGTTATAAATGCAAGACACCTAGAGATTTTGGTGAGCCATCTGCCATATGATTCTGGTACTGCATAGTCGACGTTTTACTTTCCAACATCACTTTTCATTCACTAACATCTCGTTCATTTCTCTGTTTCTCAGGAGGTGACATGAGAGAGAGTGAGTTATATTGAAAGCCGCGGCAATATGAAGTTTGTTTCTTTAGATTAGTTTCTCAAAGAAGGGTTTAATTTCTAATTGCATTGTAACTATGCAATTGTTCTAATGAATGAAATCCCTTCAAGATTTTGCATTCTTTCTGTTTCAACATCTGCTTTTACTTCGGGTGCTCCAACGAATCATATTATCGGAACTTAACAGTCCAACAAGAAAAAAGGAAGTTGAAATTACATAAGAATCAGATATTAGATTCATAGAATATTTGAGTGATTTCTCTCTAAAGGAACAAAATTAGTTCCTTTAAGCATCAACTCTCAATTATCATACACAGATAAGAACCAGATGCTTTAACTTTTATTAGTGAGCCAATTtcactttttctcttttctttgtctcaaactcatttcCATCTCCATACTAATCGGGAACATTTCCGAGTTAGTCATTTCATCATTGTTGAGCTAAGTCCATATAATTTCAATGCAACTACAAAGTCGGGTTCTGGAAAGGGTAGTGTGTGTCTAGATAGACCCTTTTATAGACCCTCGGCTCTCAAGGAAGCATAAGCCAAAGTAGTCTAGAAAAAGAAGTAACGAAAGTACAAGAAACAACAgataattataacaacaacTTGAATGTAACTAATTAGTGGAAACCCCATTTGAGGGTTCGTAAGTTCGTTGCAACTTAAGAGACGAGAATGAGCCAAGAACTATTCGAAATCACACTAATAAAGATTGGATTTTGACCGATTATAACTTAGCAGTAAGCTTGGCTTCATTGGAAACAGGATCATGTACATTAACCAGCAGGACCAACTACATACTTATATTTAGAGCTCAATATAAAATCGTATTTAATACAAAACTCATTCGGATAAGGAAAAACTCGAGAGGTTGTTTCTATCAGAGTTATTGAGTTACTGAATAAGAATATGGAATTGATTCTTGTTACATTATTTCTAAAACATTATCCGTCTTAGGGATTGTGGGGGAGGGGGCGTGAAAAGAACAGTCGGGAATTCAACCACAAACAAGAGATGAGGGGTAGGAGGTGAGTAAAGCAATCAGTACAAAGTCAACCACAGGTTAGCATTTTCAATAGAACCTACAGGTGCTTTCGTATCGAGtctatatatatgtgtgcaTTTGTAGACACGTAAGACAAGTACGTGTagatttagatatacatttcagAACTCACGTCCACCACACGAACATTTTCAAGATGAACCATACATATACATGTAAAAAATCACGAAGAACGTCAACAACCATTAAGCAATAAGTACCTTAAAGATAAAACTTATCAACTTTAAACCTTGAATCCGCAGCTCCAAAAAATTCTACTCCTACATTTCCATATAGGAATAATCCATTATTTTGCAAAGGTTCACATTCcatgtaaaattaattatattcctTTTTTACAAGTGTTTTAGTTCCATGGCATATCTCCTAGTGTCCAAACAGCTAGAACCTATTCTTAATCAATATCTTTGTCAATAAAAAGTCAATTTTCtgttaaaaaatcaaatttttaagtcTGTTTTAGGATTCTattccctattttttttttcaaattattgaagAATATTTAGGAAAAAAGAGATGTTAGCATCATATGCATTTGTCAACTCTTCAAGGTTTtatccaaattttttcttcaaaatttataaacatCATCATGTTTGTTGTGGATCCCATTTAAGGAAACTGTCTATAATTCAAAAGGAACTTCTTTTGGCCCCAATAATGAGATCTTCAAGTTTTTACGTCTAGTCGAGAAGCTCAGTTTGTCTAATCTGTAACATCTCTTAAGGTGAGACACATTTATAATGTTTTTGTCCTTGTgtagttcatttcattatctttggTTAGAATCAAATTTCGTATCCTTCTGGATTCTACATAAAAAAGCTTCAGTCTTTCATGAATGTTTTTCGAAAAACTTAAGCCTTTAAGATTGATGTTGAATTCAGGTTTCAAGGACAGAATATGAACAGGGAAGGGGATTGGATGTGTGTTGCATGCCAGCACGTAAATTTCAAGAAACGTGATGGATGCCAACGATGTAGCTGTCCTAAATATGCAACGTCAGCTGACGTTGCAATGTATGGACTAAACATAACAGATGTATGGACTAAACATAACAGATTGCTGAAATTTGATCGGCTACATGAATCCTCATTTTCCATATCTCTCCCCTTAAGGTAGCCCCGTGCATTAAGCTCCCACAATTCGTAGGATCTAGAAAATGACCAAACCATATAGCCTATAGAGTCTTATGTATGCAGCCTCACCTTCCACAGATTGAACTCGTGATGTCCTAGTCACATTGCGGAATATGTTACTGTTGCACCAAGGGCTCCCCTTCACCAAAAGTGAGAAGTAGTACTAGAAGTCCTCGATATTTACTACGAGCATATAACATAACTTCCTTCTTGATCTACAGAATAGGATGTGGTATGCACAACTATGCTAGTAGAGCTGAATGTTAcaagtgcaagacacctatggattCTGGTGAGACATCTGAATTAGTCGACGTTTTACTTTCCAACACCATTTTTCATTTACTATAACATTCTGTTCTGTTTTTTCAGGATGAGGGACGCCGCGATATTAAGTTTTTGTTGAAGATTTACCTTCTGAGACTTAACTACATTGTATCTGTGACACTGTTACATAGTGTGTTCTAATGAATGAAATTCCTTCAGATTTTGCTTTCTTTCTGTGTAATCTTGACAATCAATCAATGTTGTTTAGGCCTATAAAGAAAGCACTAGCTATGCTGCTCGCGGACTCTTCAAAGGTATCGATGGGATCCTCCAAAAGCAGTACTCCCgttgtttcaatttgtttgtcctcCTTGGTTTGTAATCCGTTTTGGTACATgcatttgatatatttttagtttaagacAACAAGATACTATTTGTCTTGTTAACTTTCTTTAAATTTCACGTCAAATCAAAATATGACAAACAACTGAAATCAAGGCTAGTATATTTTTATAGGATCTGACGATACGAGCGCggcaacataaaaaaaattaggagaaACAACACTAAGGATTAGATATTGGATTCATAGAATATTTATGAATAGTTGCATTCAAAGGGAacaaaattaattcatttttaagcATCAACTCTTAATTATAACATAGATAAGAACTTGATCCTTTGCTTTTATGAGCACACTAGTATATGgacacgtgcgttgcacgtttacTTCATaacaatgaataaaatgataaacaatttaactttttaaaaaatgtttgtaatatataattaacttgaagaattttttttacatttagtcctccctttattataattttgatatataaattatatatttgttttaaaagataaaataaagtagcaaaaacaaaaatggaGGCACACTATCTTATGATTAACTTTCTTAGAATGTCTTTTTTGTctcataaaaatgttgaaattaaattaatatttatacatttcaaGAAGATAAAATGTTTGACATTAATTCGTAAAAGATGAAATTCTCCTTCTCATTAAGTAGAATgcaattaagtaattaaaatttataaataaaaaacttattagAAGAAAATAACTAAGATTTAAAGTGCAATGATTGATATTTACATTatgtaattatacaaataaaatattaatatttaattaaataaatcagattttaatttaatggagagtcaaaatgataatattagtattcttacaattaaaagtttgttgaaatatattttacatttttttgttaaaaaaataataggagcaatatttggtcaaaggataaaaagatcttctaacttcttaagcattttggtgtatcattttttcgacttttgaaatttggatctcatgataattttaatgaaaattgtcGAAAAACTATAGATTTTATCCACAAGCACATGTAAGAATGattctttacaaatatttaaaatttaaaatgcaaaaatataattattaatatttggaATTAGAATATCTTGTAAGCATTAATTGTTCTGCATGTCTTAtacactatttttatgattgtatttgtctcattttctaaagcaaaaaatacacccttcaattaaatatattcttaaaataaaattacaaatacaaagaaaaaagtaTCATATATCGGAGCAAGTTTAGCATAACGCAACCaacgaaaaatagaaaaatgctaagacaatcttttttctgttttttcttgataatgcaaattgaaaaaaagttatagtaataaacattcaacttttgaccataaaaaattaaaatatttggaagACAAGTTAATGGAAGTGATATTCAACTACATAAATGGAGGGGTCTTACCATAGTTCTGATCTtgacaaataagtaaaaataaataaatacatcaagcttcgatattttaataattaacatTCATTCCTATAATCACATTATGCTTTGTAATTTTGACACAAATCCTCTTGCcttgaaattttcttcacttGATTAAAACTTCTCTAGTCTtccacacacaaaaattgtatcaCATGTAAAtctttctataaaaataatattaaaagattgtatttataggaaaaagaTATAGTTTTGGAATATGAAGATTAACTTACAAAGTTGAAAGGTCAAGTGTTACAGGAATTaaagacaaatattaattaagaacataaattaatcTAGAAGCTAAAccatatacatgtatctattAAAGGGTAAATATTTAAAGAAGATAAATtgaattagatattttaattaagaattaatctAAAGAAGTGcaaaagtcattaacatttctattaaaataatataattaaatatttaaattaaataactaaatatttttatatcattttaatttataataagggtaaaatcgtaattcaacttttaacttttttggttccctcttataataatatataatataaaacgACGTTAGGAGCGGAATCTTAGTAACTCAATTGGTTGATTATCTGAAATCACATTTTATTGGTAAGGGTTCGATTCCTCACATTGTAATCCCCATCTTGTTTCtgttaaaattagaaataacaaaaaaaaaaaacaatgttatGCATGAATGATTTTAGACAAACCATAAATATACACATGAAAATgtcaacaaatattaaaatttgatcaataaatacaatagtTTCGATCTTTATCGAAatcatcaaattcaaatcctAGATTCATGTCTGGCTCaatataatagtttttttttgttccaACCGATATCTGGCATCTCCATTTCAATCTTGACTAGTCCTGATTCACGTAagacttattaatattttttccataCGCAAATTAGCTCAAACCCGAGACCATTAAAATTGAAGAATGCATATCCATACCACCACAATCCTCGATACGGCTCTAATACATTTCCATGCATGTAggaataatttttatatcttcaaTGTTTTTCTTGACATAATATCTCGAGATCTTCccaatttaatttgtttaattggTGTACACTTTGTTgtcacatatatttttgttcatgtaaaacttttaaataataatatattattataattattttacctttttaaagcTCATTGGCTTTTTTGGATCATTTATTTATTGGTACCAAATTTGtacaaaaaatatgtttgaaaatcTACATTAGGCTAAATATAGTGGTGTTACACCCACATTCACGTATGAGAACATTTTActatctttttaaattaattaaatcaaaatgaatATTGACTAAGTGTTTATAATATCgattctaaaaaaattttacTACGATATATATCGAGAGTTTTATATTTAGTAAAAGAATTGAATAAATTGAAGGTAATTACTTCTATATATGTAGTTTTTGATCATAGCCAcccacccaaaaaataataagtgaTGCAAACTTTTAAAACTTCTCTTAGTTTAAGTTATTGTACATTGAATCTAAATTGATTTGAATCTGGATTAATTGAATCAATTGATTTGtcgataattaattttctactaAAACATGACGAAAAAGCACAAGTaataacccaaaaaataataaaatttattatgttgCAACATAATTTGCAATTATAGTATATATGATTAATCAATCGCTTGATTGTCGAAGAATCTTTCATTTCGCGATAGAGTTCGAAGTTGAAATTTAAAAGTAGAAAACTTTGAGTTTTTGAAATTGTGGGTTTTATAACCTAAAGTTGTGTGACATGCATTTTACAATAGTGAGGAATCGAATCCTCATcgacaaaataaaaattcaactaATCAATCAACTAACCTATTAAGATTTACTAAAGTTTCAAAACCTAAAAACAAGTaacttgaatatatttttaaagaccggaataaaaaattctttcaaaCTCTA
Proteins encoded in this window:
- the LOC101261099 gene encoding uncharacterized protein isoform X1 — encoded protein: MSREGDWMCSACQHLNFKKRDACQRCSCPKYATSADVAMYGLSKTDVLAGDWYCSAMNCGSHNYASRTSCYRCGSSKSDYYGMGVGMMAPAGYGYDASAIPGWKSGDWICSRLGCGMHNYASRAECYKCKTPRDFGGDMRESELY
- the LOC101261099 gene encoding uncharacterized protein isoform X2 codes for the protein MSREGDWMCSACQHLNFKKRDACQRCSCPKYATSADVAMYGLSKTDVLAGDWYCSAMNCGSHNYASRTSCYRCGSSKSDYYGMGVGMMAPAGYGYDASAIPGWKSGDWICSRLGCGMHNYASRAECYKCKTPRDFGEPSAI
- the LOC109119059 gene encoding uncharacterized protein; its protein translation is MNREGDWMCVACQHVNFKKRDGCQRCSCPKYATSADVAMYGLNITDVWTKHNRLLKFDRLHESSFSISLPLRSHCGICYCCTKGSPSPKVRSSTRSPRYLLRAYNITSFLIYRIGCGMHNYASRAECYKCKTPMDSGETSELVDVLLSNTIFHLL